A window of the Nocardia sp. NBC_01329 genome harbors these coding sequences:
- a CDS encoding flavodoxin family protein: protein MRVLIISASPREDGNSHVLADAAIAGAREAGHDVRHVFLSEHVDRMLGNCRQCRRPSDRMCSLDDNYETLLLEQIIPADGLIFAMPLYFYGMPGRLKTVFDRLFCYTANSSPLQERVVEGVMHKKVGLLISCEESYVGATSGVIAQFQELTRYLNQELCGVVVGNGNSRGEIIHDPSAPVGAAKRLGARLFETRVTDYRLDTVRSNKVWDTVLASRHIGTL from the coding sequence ATGAGAGTATTGATCATCAGCGCCAGCCCGCGAGAGGACGGCAATTCTCACGTGCTTGCCGACGCTGCGATCGCCGGCGCGCGGGAGGCGGGTCACGACGTGCGTCACGTGTTCCTGAGTGAGCATGTGGATCGCATGCTTGGGAACTGCCGGCAGTGCAGGCGGCCGTCTGATCGCATGTGCTCACTCGACGACAACTACGAGACACTCCTTCTCGAGCAGATCATTCCGGCCGACGGGCTCATCTTCGCAATGCCACTGTACTTCTACGGCATGCCTGGACGCCTGAAGACGGTCTTCGACCGCCTTTTCTGCTATACCGCCAACAGTTCACCATTGCAGGAGCGAGTGGTCGAGGGCGTGATGCACAAGAAGGTAGGCCTGCTGATTTCCTGTGAAGAATCCTACGTCGGTGCCACGTCCGGGGTCATCGCACAGTTCCAGGAACTCACACGATATCTCAATCAAGAATTATGCGGAGTCGTGGTCGGTAATGGGAACAGCCGTGGTGAGATCATCCATGACCCCAGCGCCCCAGTTGGGGCAGCAAAGCGTCTCGGCGCTCGGCTGTTCGAAACCAGAGTAACGGACTACCGTCTCGATACCGTGCGGTCGAATAAAGTGTGGGACACAGTCCTGGCGTCGAGGCACATAGGCACTCTTTAA
- a CDS encoding purine-cytosine permease family protein — translation MKRQSASGQQPEVVVPLPVPAGRRARFGEVEKYGTEYIPQEERHSSPSNLSTILFGGSLTFGLIIIGWFPISFGLSWWQAASAVVVGSAFGAALLAPTGLLGPRTGTNNPVSSGAFFGVGGRLIGSVLEATASVTFAALSIWTGGDALAGALTRFLGLENTVPIRLMAYGVLAIVVTTISVFGHFSMVICQKIMIPTAGTCLIVGLFVYGGDFDLGYPGTGNYELGSAPAAWLLSALLCASTVASYGPYTGDWTRHISPREHGDRSLLRAIFIGGLFGLGGPFMWGVFSSVALFSAEAPGADTSYVTALTNATPIWFVPALIYIGLASGTAQAVINTYGTGLDTSAIIPRLNRVQATLLACSIATALVYVGHFYAALADGVVVFLALLACTSTPWIIILTIGHFRRRGYYNTDDLQVFNRRQKGGVYWFTGGLNYVTTTVWLVSVAAGLFFSNNQWFSAPGSHLLGGMDIGFLVAGGVAAVLYPLALRTFPEPADVRGPRTSVAAERSD, via the coding sequence ATGAAGCGTCAATCCGCATCGGGGCAGCAGCCAGAAGTAGTAGTTCCATTACCGGTGCCCGCCGGGCGGCGGGCACGATTCGGTGAAGTAGAGAAGTACGGCACGGAATACATTCCCCAGGAAGAGCGCCACTCATCACCGAGTAACCTCAGCACCATCCTGTTCGGTGGATCACTGACCTTCGGTCTGATCATCATCGGCTGGTTTCCGATCAGCTTCGGGTTGAGCTGGTGGCAAGCGGCGAGTGCAGTCGTCGTCGGCTCTGCTTTCGGAGCTGCGTTATTGGCGCCCACCGGGCTGCTGGGCCCCAGGACCGGCACCAACAACCCCGTCTCCAGCGGCGCGTTCTTCGGGGTCGGTGGCAGGCTCATCGGCTCAGTGCTCGAAGCAACGGCATCTGTAACCTTTGCTGCACTGAGCATCTGGACGGGCGGAGACGCGCTTGCGGGAGCGCTGACCCGGTTCCTCGGGCTCGAGAATACCGTACCGATACGGTTGATGGCATACGGTGTATTGGCTATCGTTGTCACCACCATCTCGGTTTTTGGGCACTTCAGCATGGTCATATGCCAGAAGATCATGATTCCGACCGCAGGCACCTGCTTGATCGTCGGGCTTTTCGTCTATGGCGGAGATTTCGACCTCGGCTATCCGGGTACGGGAAACTATGAACTGGGATCAGCCCCGGCAGCATGGTTGCTGTCGGCCTTGTTATGCGCCTCGACCGTAGCATCGTACGGACCGTACACCGGCGACTGGACGCGTCATATTTCCCCCAGGGAGCACGGTGACAGATCGCTGCTGCGGGCAATATTTATCGGCGGCTTATTCGGCCTCGGTGGTCCATTCATGTGGGGAGTCTTCAGTTCCGTCGCACTGTTCTCTGCCGAGGCGCCCGGTGCAGACACTTCGTATGTTACAGCCTTGACCAACGCGACACCGATCTGGTTCGTGCCGGCTTTGATCTACATCGGCTTGGCCTCGGGTACCGCCCAGGCTGTGATCAACACGTACGGCACAGGCTTGGACACTTCGGCTATCATCCCGCGGCTCAATCGTGTGCAAGCAACGCTGCTAGCGTGCTCCATCGCAACCGCGCTTGTCTATGTCGGCCATTTCTATGCCGCACTCGCCGACGGTGTAGTGGTGTTTCTCGCGTTGCTGGCGTGCACGTCTACGCCCTGGATCATCATCCTGACGATCGGCCACTTCCGCCGCCGCGGTTACTACAACACGGATGATCTCCAGGTCTTCAACCGTCGGCAGAAAGGCGGCGTCTACTGGTTCACCGGCGGCCTGAACTACGTGACGACCACCGTATGGCTGGTTTCCGTGGCAGCCGGCTTGTTCTTCTCGAACAACCAATGGTTCTCCGCCCCGGGATCACACCTCCTGGGCGGGATGGACATCGGGTTCCTCGTAGCAGGTGGCGTCGCCGCCGTCCTCTACCCGCTCGCCCTGCGGACATTCCCGGAACCGGCCGACGTCCGCGGTCCGCGCACCTCGGTCGCCGCAGAGCGTTCGGACTGA
- a CDS encoding glutamine synthetase family protein, with translation MDTIQGISSDHSELAAELSRKGVQYAVGSWIDVLGRPKSKVVPIGHLPNLVAGSERYTPRGMGGIGRMNPIEDEVVGIADLSTLKILPWDRRFAFMLADMSLGGREPFALCPRSILKRQIGNAADMGFRCQLGIEPEFYVFRPESLESGSTRLAPIALSGEIKPSPAYDVEASLDAMPFLHRVTKYMTELDFGLFSFDAEGGEGQYEFDFDHAEVLASSDRMTLFRLLVRQAAKESGLVATFMPKPFADVWGSGAHFNMSLEQYDTGENVFKTGTGNDGWRKEALHFAGGILKHARALAALSNPTTNSYRRLVPKLADGNYSWAPTKISYGHNNRSCMLRLPANRPAIENRSVDSAANTHLTAAYMLAAGLEGIREGIDPGEAKDSLSYTNSEIDVLPRTLLDAVEAFERDPLTHEVFHEAFIRDYSEMKRDEWEASHAEVTDFERTTYLLNL, from the coding sequence ATGGACACAATCCAGGGGATCTCATCCGATCACAGTGAACTCGCCGCAGAGTTGAGTCGGAAAGGGGTTCAGTATGCGGTCGGTTCATGGATCGACGTACTCGGGCGCCCCAAGTCGAAAGTCGTACCCATCGGTCACCTGCCGAACTTGGTCGCGGGATCGGAGCGATACACCCCTCGCGGCATGGGTGGAATCGGCCGGATGAATCCCATCGAAGATGAGGTGGTCGGAATTGCAGACCTGTCCACCCTCAAGATCCTGCCGTGGGATCGCCGGTTTGCTTTCATGCTCGCTGACATGTCGCTCGGAGGGCGGGAACCCTTCGCTTTGTGTCCACGATCGATCCTCAAACGGCAGATCGGGAACGCCGCGGACATGGGGTTTCGTTGTCAGCTCGGAATCGAGCCCGAATTCTATGTGTTCCGGCCCGAGTCGCTCGAATCCGGAAGCACGAGGCTGGCCCCCATCGCTCTGAGTGGAGAGATCAAGCCATCGCCCGCCTACGATGTCGAGGCATCACTGGATGCAATGCCCTTCCTTCACCGCGTAACCAAATACATGACGGAACTCGATTTCGGGCTGTTCAGTTTCGACGCCGAAGGTGGGGAGGGGCAGTACGAGTTCGACTTCGACCACGCCGAGGTCCTCGCATCCTCTGACCGGATGACGCTTTTTCGGCTTCTGGTGAGGCAGGCTGCGAAGGAGAGTGGTCTGGTGGCCACCTTCATGCCCAAACCATTCGCTGACGTCTGGGGATCCGGAGCGCACTTCAACATGAGCCTGGAACAGTACGACACCGGCGAGAATGTCTTCAAGACCGGAACTGGTAACGATGGCTGGCGCAAAGAAGCATTGCATTTCGCCGGAGGAATCCTGAAACACGCCAGAGCTCTGGCTGCCCTTTCCAACCCGACCACCAACTCATATCGACGTCTCGTGCCCAAACTGGCGGATGGAAATTACTCATGGGCGCCCACGAAGATCAGTTACGGTCACAATAACCGGTCGTGCATGCTGCGCCTCCCGGCAAATCGGCCCGCTATCGAAAACCGATCCGTCGACTCCGCGGCCAATACTCACCTGACGGCCGCTTATATGCTCGCCGCTGGCCTGGAGGGAATCCGTGAGGGAATCGATCCGGGCGAGGCGAAAGACAGCCTGTCGTACACCAACAGTGAAATCGATGTACTTCCCCGCACTCTTCTCGACGCAGTGGAGGCATTCGAACGGGACCCTCTGACCCACGAGGTATTTCACGAAGCATTCATTCGAGACTACAGCGAAATGAAGCGCGACGAGTGGGAAGCAAGCCACGCCGAGGTCACGGACTTCGAGCGCACGACCTACCTGCTGAACCTGTGA
- a CDS encoding CGNR zinc finger domain-containing protein, producing the protein MGARKTAEVHPLPIPLLVHIVNEWGDAPRIEAHEGTKPYPTAESLRAESPEFWAHFPPFDERTLVETANLIHPIFAATTGRQCAEHLNQLILEAEMSPALSSEAWAVHEVWHTARPDRALLAGAVLSLVDHLRHEPDASRLGTCEGDACVDVYVDQSPAGRRQYCSLTCQNRSRTRAYRANRRTVAQS; encoded by the coding sequence ATGGGAGCGCGGAAGACCGCGGAGGTTCACCCTCTGCCCATCCCGCTCCTTGTGCATATAGTCAACGAGTGGGGCGACGCTCCCCGGATCGAAGCGCACGAAGGCACAAAACCCTACCCGACGGCCGAAAGCCTCCGTGCGGAAAGCCCCGAGTTCTGGGCGCATTTTCCGCCCTTCGACGAGCGCACCCTTGTCGAGACAGCCAACCTCATCCATCCGATCTTCGCCGCAACCACAGGTAGGCAGTGCGCCGAGCATCTCAACCAGCTCATACTCGAAGCCGAGATGTCGCCCGCGCTGTCCTCCGAAGCGTGGGCTGTGCACGAGGTATGGCACACCGCACGTCCTGACCGCGCGCTGCTGGCCGGTGCCGTGTTGTCTCTCGTGGACCATCTTCGCCACGAACCGGATGCCAGCCGGCTCGGCACCTGCGAGGGCGACGCGTGTGTGGACGTGTACGTTGACCAATCGCCAGCCGGACGCCGCCAGTATTGCTCGCTTACATGCCAGAACCGCAGCCGCACTCGCGCATACCGGGCGAATCGGCGCACCGTTGCACAAAGCTGA
- a CDS encoding ISL3 family transposase: MSVVVGVVFSGLAPLVVEDVGVAGSRLVVQARTPSGVAECPGCGAGSARVHGVHERRLADLPVDGRSVMVRVRVRRLYCPTQGCQRTFREQVPGVLERYQRRTARLTGHVRATVRELAGRAAVRTLRRWSVRLSRQTAVRVLLGIPLQGQKVPRVLSVDDFALLRRHRYGTVLIDGATHQRVDVLPDRRSATLETWLRAHPGVEFVVRDGSATYAEAIRRGAPTAIQIADRWHLWHNLVRAAEKVVAAHARCWAAAGPKRRQLTRETTTLARWHAIHDLLDHGVGLMDCARRLGLGLNTVKRYSRVNEPEKLRRPTQYRASLVDPYRDHLRTRRATEPGVAVTTLLAEITDLGYTGSLNLLHKYLNQGRAETDRVMPSPRRLTSWITTRPSELGEQRHAHLSELLAACPDLTVLAELVSRFARIVTEHRGRDLDDWMTSARAAALPELDPFLRGIDRDYHAVLAGLCMPYSNGPIEGVNTKTALIKRQMYGRAGFRLLRHRILLA; the protein is encoded by the coding sequence GTGAGTGTTGTTGTCGGCGTGGTGTTTTCGGGTTTGGCGCCTCTGGTTGTCGAGGATGTGGGTGTGGCGGGTTCGCGGCTGGTGGTCCAGGCCCGGACTCCCAGTGGTGTGGCGGAATGCCCGGGTTGTGGTGCGGGATCGGCCCGCGTTCATGGTGTTCACGAGCGGCGGCTGGCCGATCTGCCGGTCGATGGCCGCAGCGTGATGGTGCGGGTGCGTGTCCGGCGCCTCTACTGCCCGACACAGGGATGTCAGCGAACGTTCCGGGAACAGGTCCCCGGCGTGCTGGAACGCTATCAGCGGCGCACTGCTCGGCTGACCGGACACGTGCGTGCGACGGTGCGGGAGCTGGCCGGACGGGCCGCGGTCCGAACGCTGCGGCGGTGGTCGGTGCGATTGTCGCGGCAAACCGCGGTGCGGGTGCTGCTCGGCATCCCGCTGCAAGGCCAGAAGGTGCCGAGGGTGCTCAGTGTGGATGATTTCGCTTTGCTGCGCCGCCACCGATACGGGACCGTGCTGATCGACGGTGCGACCCACCAGCGTGTCGATGTCCTGCCCGACCGCCGCTCCGCCACCCTGGAAACGTGGTTGCGGGCCCATCCCGGCGTCGAGTTCGTCGTGCGAGACGGGTCGGCGACCTATGCCGAAGCGATCCGCCGTGGGGCCCCGACCGCGATCCAGATCGCCGACCGCTGGCACCTGTGGCACAACCTGGTCCGAGCAGCGGAGAAGGTGGTCGCCGCCCACGCCCGCTGCTGGGCTGCAGCCGGCCCGAAACGCCGGCAGTTGACCCGCGAAACCACCACCCTCGCCCGCTGGCACGCCATCCACGACCTCCTCGACCACGGGGTCGGACTCATGGACTGCGCCCGCCGACTCGGCCTCGGCCTCAATACCGTCAAACGGTATTCCCGCGTCAACGAACCCGAAAAGCTGCGCCGCCCAACGCAATACCGGGCCAGTCTCGTCGACCCCTACCGCGATCACCTGCGCACCCGCCGCGCCACAGAACCCGGCGTCGCCGTCACTACCCTGCTGGCCGAGATCACTGATCTCGGCTACACCGGCAGTCTGAACCTCCTGCACAAGTACCTGAATCAGGGCCGCGCCGAGACCGATCGGGTCATGCCCTCGCCCCGGCGGCTCACCTCCTGGATCACTACCCGCCCCAGTGAACTGGGCGAGCAGCGGCACGCTCATCTCAGCGAGTTGCTGGCGGCCTGCCCGGACCTGACGGTGCTCGCGGAGTTGGTGAGCAGGTTCGCCCGCATCGTCACCGAACACCGCGGCCGTGACCTCGACGACTGGATGACCAGCGCCCGCGCTGCGGCGCTACCCGAACTCGACCCGTTCCTGCGCGGCATCGACCGCGACTACCACGCGGTCCTGGCCGGACTCTGCATGCCCTACAGCAACGGCCCGATCGAAGGCGTGAACACGAAAACCGCACTGATCAAACGACAAATGTATGGCCGCGCCGGGTTCCGGCTACTCCGCCACCGCATCCTCCTGGCCTGA
- a CDS encoding DUF1116 domain-containing protein, with amino-acid sequence MSQLIDVPSVEANRAALANLAGADPVLVDVAPAIEVVPGMHRNLVLASGPSMPWSEYCGGQRTAILGAVVYEGLAADLAAAADLLASGSVEVAGCQDYGCVGSLAGVTSASMPMVVVEDRATPGKRAFCTLFEGEASARLNYGVWSDEVDTNLRFLAEVIGPSLGRIVRASNGIRLLPIMQRALRQGDELHSRNAAASLLFLREIASSLHYAGASVNELLAYLTAGDYFFLRPAMAAAKVMSTRLAGYSGSSIVTAMGFSCRQFGIQVSGLGDHWFTGPLPWLQEYKIQFGHQIEDAEFMGGESIITEVCGLGAFAQVSAFSLQDYQGGVEGMIQNNQQMYRITHGESALFKLPFLGFRGSPTGIDVHAVTDTSIAPVMDIGIAGRHGGQIGAGLARAPLQPFIAASTVLRK; translated from the coding sequence ATGTCTCAACTCATCGATGTACCGTCAGTCGAAGCCAATCGGGCGGCGCTCGCGAACCTAGCCGGTGCCGACCCGGTTCTAGTCGATGTGGCCCCGGCAATCGAGGTAGTACCCGGTATGCATCGCAATCTAGTACTGGCCTCAGGACCTTCCATGCCATGGTCCGAGTACTGCGGTGGACAACGCACCGCGATTCTAGGAGCGGTTGTCTATGAAGGTCTCGCTGCCGACCTTGCCGCCGCCGCAGACCTTCTCGCCTCTGGATCGGTCGAGGTGGCCGGCTGTCAAGATTACGGTTGTGTCGGGTCCCTTGCCGGGGTGACCAGCGCCTCGATGCCGATGGTGGTGGTCGAGGACCGTGCCACCCCTGGTAAGCGTGCATTCTGCACATTGTTCGAAGGCGAAGCGTCGGCTCGGTTGAATTACGGGGTCTGGTCGGATGAGGTGGACACCAATCTGCGCTTCCTGGCCGAGGTCATCGGGCCGTCTCTTGGACGGATTGTCCGCGCCTCGAACGGCATCCGACTGCTGCCGATCATGCAGCGCGCACTCAGGCAAGGAGATGAACTGCACAGTAGGAACGCAGCAGCTTCTCTGCTTTTTCTCCGGGAAATCGCTTCCTCGCTACATTACGCTGGCGCGTCGGTGAACGAACTCTTAGCTTATTTGACGGCAGGTGACTACTTTTTCTTGCGTCCGGCTATGGCGGCTGCGAAGGTTATGTCGACTCGCCTCGCCGGTTACAGTGGATCATCCATAGTGACGGCCATGGGATTCTCGTGCAGACAATTCGGTATTCAAGTTTCCGGGCTAGGTGATCACTGGTTCACGGGACCCCTTCCGTGGTTGCAGGAATACAAGATTCAATTCGGTCATCAGATCGAGGACGCCGAGTTCATGGGCGGGGAAAGCATAATTACCGAGGTCTGCGGACTGGGGGCGTTCGCACAAGTGTCAGCGTTCTCGCTCCAGGACTATCAAGGTGGCGTCGAGGGGATGATCCAGAACAACCAGCAGATGTATCGGATCACTCATGGCGAAAGTGCCCTGTTCAAGCTGCCATTTCTGGGGTTCCGTGGAAGTCCGACGGGTATCGATGTGCACGCGGTGACCGACACGAGCATCGCGCCGGTCATGGATATCGGGATCGCGGGACGACATGGGGGACAGATCGGCGCAGGCCTCGCCCGCGCCCCTCTGCAGCCTTTTATCGCAGCAAGCACGGTTCTCCGTAAATAG
- a CDS encoding LacI family DNA-binding transcriptional regulator, with amino-acid sequence MAVTIHDVAAAAGVSLTTVSHVLSNQGRIGERTRRRVLAVTAELGYKANVHAQQLVTNRSRTIAIQVAPFDAVSRSSILIPNSEYFLEVLNGASEEAERQGYALILTPPGVGPHSISAFAVDGAIIVDPHGDEGMLEPSWTKDHPVVTAGRTTGEREDAYVVDNDHRAAAIEVLDHFWSQGYRNPAAMITDRARSYTRDVVDGYQHWAEDHGIVPQVVETGSQTSSAQALNDLLNADTPPDAIYAGSEDIALDLLHECSRRGLRIPEDLGLCSCVDSSTFGLTTPELSGLMCNPRGIGSSAVSLLVKLLAGESPEETRIIIPTELKIRRSTQRTMYV; translated from the coding sequence ATGGCTGTTACCATCCATGATGTCGCCGCCGCCGCAGGCGTTTCGTTGACCACAGTGTCGCACGTACTCAGCAATCAAGGCCGCATCGGCGAGCGCACTCGTCGGCGCGTACTGGCCGTCACGGCAGAGCTGGGCTACAAGGCAAACGTGCATGCACAACAGTTGGTAACCAACAGAAGTAGAACGATTGCTATACAAGTCGCGCCGTTCGACGCGGTCAGCCGATCAAGCATCCTCATACCCAATTCAGAATACTTTCTGGAGGTTCTGAACGGCGCTTCCGAAGAGGCGGAGCGGCAGGGTTACGCGCTGATTCTCACCCCACCTGGTGTCGGACCACATTCCATCAGTGCCTTCGCTGTCGATGGGGCCATCATCGTCGATCCACACGGCGATGAGGGAATGCTGGAGCCAAGCTGGACCAAAGACCACCCGGTGGTAACCGCGGGCCGGACCACCGGTGAGCGAGAGGACGCGTATGTAGTGGACAATGATCACCGCGCGGCAGCTATCGAGGTCCTCGATCATTTCTGGTCACAGGGCTACCGGAACCCTGCCGCCATGATCACCGACAGGGCGCGATCCTACACTCGCGATGTCGTAGACGGATATCAACATTGGGCAGAGGATCACGGCATCGTGCCCCAGGTGGTGGAGACCGGCTCACAGACATCCTCGGCCCAAGCGCTGAACGATCTTCTGAACGCCGACACACCTCCGGATGCGATCTACGCCGGCTCCGAGGACATCGCCCTCGATCTACTGCACGAATGTAGCCGGCGTGGCCTGCGGATACCCGAGGACCTCGGCCTGTGCAGTTGCGTCGACAGCAGCACCTTCGGTCTGACCACGCCCGAGCTTTCGGGGCTGATGTGCAATCCGCGGGGGATCGGGAGCAGCGCGGTCTCCCTGTTGGTGAAGTTGCTAGCAGGTGAATCTCCGGAAGAAACACGAATAATAATCCCTACGGAGCTGAAGATCCGCCGGTCAACTCAACGTACCATGTACGTTTAA
- a CDS encoding MspA family porin: MSENRTAGVRNGGRIAGVGAAAAVAVGLLSTGAANADAFVALPDGQKAGPGVTITRTGEHAVVSPSMAANGAGRVVWVSGNAVADVAVTPKGEPGPNNGPTGADGTNNSSTHGASQLNTGYIVGCQVSLGEDAIGLGASANLSLDGGGVGGSVGLELGPGDVEFVQIDYKDITKPGRYSVEYQDAEIEIQGCAGYAQARSYTVVEIIGDHYSKTTLYGQPFSIG, translated from the coding sequence ATGAGCGAGAACCGCACCGCCGGTGTACGTAATGGCGGCAGGATCGCGGGTGTCGGTGCCGCGGCCGCTGTGGCCGTGGGCCTGCTGTCGACGGGCGCCGCGAATGCCGATGCCTTCGTGGCTCTGCCCGACGGCCAGAAAGCCGGCCCCGGAGTGACCATCACCCGTACGGGTGAGCATGCCGTCGTTTCGCCTTCCATGGCGGCCAACGGCGCGGGCCGCGTGGTCTGGGTCTCCGGAAACGCTGTCGCCGACGTGGCTGTGACGCCCAAAGGTGAGCCGGGCCCGAACAACGGTCCGACCGGGGCGGACGGCACCAACAACTCGTCCACGCACGGCGCCTCGCAGCTCAACACCGGCTATATCGTCGGTTGCCAGGTGAGCCTCGGCGAGGATGCGATCGGTCTCGGAGCTTCCGCGAATCTGTCTCTCGACGGCGGTGGAGTCGGCGGCTCGGTCGGGCTCGAACTGGGCCCGGGCGACGTCGAGTTCGTGCAGATCGACTACAAGGACATCACGAAGCCCGGCCGGTACTCCGTGGAGTACCAGGATGCCGAGATCGAGATCCAGGGTTGCGCGGGTTACGCGCAGGCGCGGTCGTACACGGTCGTCGAGATCATCGGCGACCACTACTCGAAGACCACGCTGTACGGGCAGCCGTTCAGCATCGGCTGA
- a CDS encoding gamma-glutamyl-gamma-aminobutyrate hydrolase family protein: protein MSVIGITIGPTERPEIVANYVNAVQRAGGTPVLIPTSLSDVYHIENALGGVDSLVLSGGGDIHPSLYGEKTRTTLDSIDRLRDSMEMIAVEIMTRSERRILGICRGAQMLAVATGGTLVQDLPSEGFMNHFDENHDRGYATRQHPVKAEPGTQAERILSGLELVNSHHHQAIRDPGTTLSPTAWAEDGVIEAVEAPGLLGLQWHPEASVDLDERHLEPFRWLTR, encoded by the coding sequence GTGAGCGTCATCGGTATCACTATCGGCCCGACCGAACGTCCCGAGATCGTGGCCAACTATGTGAACGCAGTGCAGCGAGCCGGAGGGACACCCGTCCTCATTCCGACCAGCCTCTCGGATGTCTATCACATCGAAAACGCGCTGGGTGGAGTCGACTCACTGGTGCTCTCCGGTGGTGGCGATATCCATCCGTCCCTTTATGGAGAGAAAACCCGTACCACCCTCGACTCCATAGACCGGCTCCGGGACAGCATGGAAATGATCGCTGTCGAAATAATGACCCGCAGCGAACGCCGAATCCTGGGAATCTGCCGGGGCGCGCAAATGCTCGCAGTGGCGACGGGCGGAACGTTGGTGCAGGACTTACCATCGGAAGGATTCATGAACCACTTCGATGAAAACCACGATCGCGGTTATGCCACACGACAGCACCCCGTCAAAGCCGAACCGGGCACGCAGGCGGAACGCATCCTGTCCGGACTGGAGCTGGTCAATTCCCACCACCACCAGGCCATCCGAGACCCGGGGACCACGCTATCACCCACTGCGTGGGCCGAGGACGGCGTCATCGAGGCCGTCGAGGCTCCCGGCCTTCTCGGGTTGCAATGGCATCCGGAGGCATCCGTGGATCTGGACGAACGTCATCTGGAACCGTTCCGATGGCTCACCCGATAG
- a CDS encoding VOC family protein has translation MSDLRFVTVLSGIPVSDIGTSIAWYQGFFDRVPDIRPLEDVAEWTLNAGATLQLVERASTAGSGITRLEVENVNDAVVLLAQRGFTPTSRGEYSGVIRFADFSDPDGNDMSIVEALFDVPRFRAEDQANGS, from the coding sequence GTGTCCGATTTGCGGTTCGTCACTGTGCTGAGCGGGATTCCGGTGAGCGACATTGGTACGTCGATCGCGTGGTACCAAGGTTTCTTCGACCGGGTTCCCGACATCCGTCCTCTCGAGGATGTGGCTGAGTGGACGCTCAACGCGGGAGCGACGCTGCAGCTCGTGGAGCGCGCCTCCACGGCCGGGTCGGGAATCACGCGATTAGAAGTAGAGAACGTCAACGATGCCGTCGTCCTACTTGCTCAGAGGGGGTTCACACCGACCTCCCGGGGGGAGTATTCGGGGGTGATTCGATTCGCGGACTTCAGTGATCCCGACGGAAACGACATGTCGATCGTGGAAGCACTGTTCGATGTGCCCCGCTTTCGAGCAGAAGACCAGGCGAATGGCTCGTGA
- a CDS encoding MspA family porin codes for MINRKNLARLAGVGAATTIALGLFSTGAASADTFVPLPGGELVKTLSDGTVVTVRMVGESATISPSMGATPVHRNAWASGSAQVEIAGGEDVGGRIFPGYVVGCQVNIDGGGAQGGAGAEVDTEGAVSPSAETGGNLTVGPGQAKSFYVLDIESPDDYGSEDHATNNQFEGNSGSVTWSDQTIGLSGCGGYAQARSFVKVEVETENVITFVTLWGQPFSLG; via the coding sequence ATGATCAACCGCAAGAATCTGGCGCGCCTGGCCGGCGTCGGCGCCGCCACCACCATCGCGCTGGGCCTGTTCTCGACCGGGGCCGCCAGCGCCGACACCTTTGTGCCGCTGCCCGGCGGCGAACTGGTCAAGACACTGTCCGACGGCACGGTGGTGACCGTGCGCATGGTCGGCGAATCGGCCACCATCAGCCCGTCCATGGGTGCCACTCCGGTGCACCGCAACGCGTGGGCCTCCGGTAGCGCGCAGGTCGAGATCGCCGGCGGCGAGGACGTGGGCGGCAGGATCTTCCCCGGCTATGTCGTGGGTTGCCAGGTGAACATCGACGGCGGCGGTGCCCAGGGTGGCGCCGGCGCGGAGGTCGATACCGAGGGCGCCGTGAGCCCGAGCGCCGAAACCGGCGGCAACCTCACCGTCGGGCCCGGCCAGGCGAAGTCCTTCTATGTCCTCGATATCGAGAGCCCGGACGACTACGGCAGTGAGGACCACGCGACCAACAACCAGTTCGAGGGCAACAGCGGTTCGGTGACCTGGTCCGATCAGACCATCGGGCTGAGCGGCTGCGGCGGTTACGCGCAGGCCCGGTCCTTCGTCAAGGTCGAGGTGGAGACCGAGAACGTGATCACCTTCGTGACACTGTGGGGTCAGCCGTTCAGCCTCGGCTGA